One part of the Andrena cerasifolii isolate SP2316 chromosome 4, iyAndCera1_principal, whole genome shotgun sequence genome encodes these proteins:
- the Mtd gene encoding TLD domain-containing protein mustard isoform X12: MPRPKFPNPISKISKFLKQRTKVLSMSEELRRALYANSAVSLDNEVIVPDLVGTTEILSDEHREQLCRHLPARAEGYLWTLVFSTSQHGFSLNSMYRKMAKIESPILLVIEDTEGNVFGALTSCALHVSDHFYGTGESLLFRFTPRFQAFNWTGDNLYFIKGNNESLAIGAGDGKFGLWLDGDLYQGRTQSCSTYGNEPLAPREDFVVKTLECWAFI, translated from the exons GTACTGTCTATGAGCGAGGAGCTCAGGCGAGCTCTGTACGCCAACAGCGCCGTCTCCTTGGACAACGAAGTGATCGTGCCCGATCTGGTAGGCACCACTGAGATCCTCAGCGACGAGCACAGGGAGCAGCTTTGCCGCCATCTGCCCGCCAGGGCAGAGGGCTACCTGTGGACTCTCGTGTTCAGCACCAGCCAGCACGGATTCAGCTTGAACAGTATGTACAGGAAGATGGCCAAGATAGAGAGCCCGATCCTGCTGGTCATCGAGGACACCGAGGGCAAC GTGTTTGGCGCGTTGACCTCGTGCGCTCTGCACGTGAGCGACCACTTCTATGGGACAGGCGAGTCCCTACTGTTCAGGTTCACACCCAGGTTCCAGGCCTTCAACTGGACTGGCGATAACTTGTATTTCATCAAGGGTAACAACGAGAGCCTTGCTATCGGCGCTGGAGA TGGCAAGTTTGGACTCTGGTTGGACGGTGATCTGTACCAAGGCAGGACACAGTCCTGCAGCACCTATGGCAACGAACCGTTGGCGCCACGCGAGGACTTCGTGGTGAAGACGCTGGAATGTTGGGCGTTCATATAG